The Methylomonas montana DNA window ATATGGGGGTGCCGCGGCATCAACCGGCGCAAATACCTTTAAATATTGCCGAACCAGCTAAACTGTATAAAGCAAAGCTGGCGGAGGCGGAGGTTGAGTTTGCCGCCGTTTCCATGGGTAATCCGCATGCGATTATTCAGGTCGATGATGTGGCCATTGCTCCCGTAGCGACTATTGGTGCTCAGTTAGAGTGTCATGAATTATTTCCCGAGCGGGCAAATATCGGTTTCATGCAAATTGTTAACCGGCGGCAAGTCAAGTTGCGCGTATACGAGCGTGGCGCGGCGGAAACTCTGGCATGTGGTAGCGGAGCGTGCGCGGCTGTTGTGGCGGGAATCGAGCAAGGCTTGTTAGAGCACGATGTTCAGGTTGGCTTGCCGGGAGGCGAATTAAAAATCAACTGGTTGGGGCGCGGTCATCCTGTGCTGATGACTGGACCGGCTACCTCAGTATTCGAAGGACAAATACAGCTATGAGTGACGAGCAACAGACGCCATTAACCGACGTGCAAGTTAAAGTTTATTTGCAGGAGCATCCTGAGTTTTTCCAGAATCATCTCGATTTGTTGGAGACTATGCATATCCCGCATCCGAGCGGTAATGCAATATCGTTGATTTCCAAGCAACTCGAGATTTTCAGGGCTAAGCATCAGGAGCAGGAAAATCAATTGACCGCATTGATCGATATCGCCAGGGAAAACGATGCCTCATTCAATCGGATGCATGAATTGACTTTAGCGATGCTTGAGGCGAATTCCTTGGAAGACGCGGTTGCTAATTTGAGCGAAGTATTGGCCGAATGTTTTCTAACCGATTTTGTCGCCATAAAAATTATTAAGGAGCGCCCGGCGTCGCCGATCAGCAATTTATTTGTCAGTTCGGATGACGATAATCTGAAGCATTTTTCCCATGAAATGGCAACGAGTCAGCCGAAATGCGGCAGGCCAACGCTGGCGCAAGCAAGGTTTTTGTTTGGGGATGTGGCGGCTGAAGTTCGCTCGTGCGCGATCATTCCCATGGTGTTTACGCAACTTGATGGGCTATTAGCGATTGGCAGTCGCGATGAAACAAGGTTTCATTACAGTATGGGGAGCATATTTCTTACGCAAATGAGCGAGATTATCGGGACGCGCTTGATTTCTTTGCTACAACAAATGGATTGAGCGTCATGCATGCCGATGCGGACTTAGCGTTACAGTCGTATTTTCGCTATTTGAGCTCAGAAAAGCGCGTTGCCGAACATACATCGTCAAATTATCGGCGAGATTTAATTCGATTTGGGGGCTTTTGTAGTACGCAAGCGCTTATGTATTGGCAGCAAGTGCAGGTAAACGATGTGCGGCGATATATTGCCGGGCGTCACAAAAATGGTATTAGCAGCAAAACAATCCAGCGAGAGCTTGCAGCGTTACGCAGCTTTTATCGGTTTTTAAGCAAAACTCACCAGGTAGAGCATAACCCCGCGCAACATGTGCAGGCGCCAAAGGTATCGAAGAGGCTTCCTAATGTGTTGGATGTTGATCAGATCACCGGAATGCTGAATGCGGCCCCTGATTCGGTTTTAGAGATCCGTGATCTGGCGATGTTCGAATTGTTTTATTCCTCAGGACTGCGATTGAGTGAATTGGTGATGCTTGATCTGGCCGACATCGATTTTAAAGAAGGATTTTTGAGAGTGCGTTTTGGCAAAGGCGGCAAGCAAAGACAGTTGCCGGTTGGCGAGAAAGCACTTGAAGCATTAAAGGTTTGGCTAGGTCATCGGTCTGATGTTTATGAGCAAGCGGTCTTTATTACTGCTCAGGGGCGCCGCTTAACTCAAAGAAGCGTGCAGCTAAGATTGGATCGTTGGGGAAAAAGTAAGGGAATAGCGGAGCATCTCCATCCACATATGTTGCGGCATTCGTTTGCCAGCCATCTTCTTGAGGCTAGCCAAGATATAAGGGCTGTTCAAGAGTTATTAGGGCACAGTAATATCGCCACGACTCAAATATATACGCATCTGGATTTTCAACACCTAGCTGCTGTATACGACCAGGCACATCCGCGTTCACGAAAGGCGTGAAGTTCGCGCGGATAGAATTAATGCTTGACTTGGTGTGAGTGGGATGTATAATGAGCGGCTCTTCACTGCTCAGGCAGGTTGGTTTTGACGGTGAAGCGGTCGACTGGGTTCGGTGGGTTGGTGGTGTTTAGGTTGGTTTTGTTTTTTGGTGTTTCGGTTTTTTGAAATGACTTAAAAATAAATTTGACAAACACTGAAAACGCTGTAGAATATGTCGGCTCAACAGGGCGAAATGCCCTGGCTCTTTAACAAACTAAATCGAAATAATTTGTGTGGGTATGTGTGATGGCTATGTTCTGTATAGAAATAGTCGACACAGAAAACCACGTC harbors:
- a CDS encoding DUF484 family protein produces the protein MSDEQQTPLTDVQVKVYLQEHPEFFQNHLDLLETMHIPHPSGNAISLISKQLEIFRAKHQEQENQLTALIDIARENDASFNRMHELTLAMLEANSLEDAVANLSEVLAECFLTDFVAIKIIKERPASPISNLFVSSDDDNLKHFSHEMATSQPKCGRPTLAQARFLFGDVAAEVRSCAIIPMVFTQLDGLLAIGSRDETRFHYSMGSIFLTQMSEIIGTRLISLLQQMD
- the xerC gene encoding tyrosine recombinase XerC; translated protein: MHADADLALQSYFRYLSSEKRVAEHTSSNYRRDLIRFGGFCSTQALMYWQQVQVNDVRRYIAGRHKNGISSKTIQRELAALRSFYRFLSKTHQVEHNPAQHVQAPKVSKRLPNVLDVDQITGMLNAAPDSVLEIRDLAMFELFYSSGLRLSELVMLDLADIDFKEGFLRVRFGKGGKQRQLPVGEKALEALKVWLGHRSDVYEQAVFITAQGRRLTQRSVQLRLDRWGKSKGIAEHLHPHMLRHSFASHLLEASQDIRAVQELLGHSNIATTQIYTHLDFQHLAAVYDQAHPRSRKA
- the dapF gene encoding diaminopimelate epimerase translates to MKISFTKMHGLGNDFVVIDGINQQIQLTASQIRFIADRHFGVGCDQLLLVEKPFSDNAEFKYRIFNADGSEVAQCGNGARCFARFVRDKRLSNNDEIVVDTDAGQLVLRFDTEGLITVNMGVPRHQPAQIPLNIAEPAKLYKAKLAEAEVEFAAVSMGNPHAIIQVDDVAIAPVATIGAQLECHELFPERANIGFMQIVNRRQVKLRVYERGAAETLACGSGACAAVVAGIEQGLLEHDVQVGLPGGELKINWLGRGHPVLMTGPATSVFEGQIQL